A genomic stretch from Papio anubis isolate 15944 chromosome 18, Panubis1.0, whole genome shotgun sequence includes:
- the TMEM204 gene encoding transmembrane protein 204 has product MTVQRLVAAAVLVALVSLILNNVAAFTSNWVCQTLEDGRRRSVGLWRSCWLVDRARGGLSPGARASQVDARDCEALGWGSEATGFQESRGTVKLQFDMMRACNLVATAALTAGQLTFILGLVGLPLLSPDAPCWEEAMAAAFQLASFVLVIGLVTFYRIGPYTNLSWSCYLNIGACLLATLAAAMLIWNILHKREDCMAPRVIVISRSLTARFRRGLDNDYVESPC; this is encoded by the exons ATGACTGTGCAGAGACTTGTGGCTGCGGCCGTGCTGGTGGCCCTAGTTTCACTCATCCTCAACAACGTGGCGGCCTTCACCTCCAACTGGGTGTGCCAGACGCTGGAGGACGGGCGCAGGCGCAGCGTGGGGCTGTGGAGGTCCTGCTGGCTGGTGGACAGGGCCCGGGGAGGGCTGAGCCCTGGGGCCAGGGCCAGCCAGGTGGACGCACGTGACTGTGAGGCGCTGGGCTGGGGCTCTGAGGCGACCGGCTTCCAGGAGTCCCGAGGCACCGTCAAAC TGCAGTTCGACATGATGCGTGCCTGCAACCTGGTGGCCACGGCTGCGCTCACCGCAGGCCAGCTCACTTTCATCCTGGGGCTGGTGGGCCTGCCCCTGCTGTCACCCGACGCCCCGTGCTGGGAGGAGGCCATGGCCGCCGCGTTCCAACTAGCAA GTTTTGTCCTGGTTATCGGACTAGTGACTTTCTACAGAATTGGCCCATACACCAACCTGTCCTGGTCCTGCTACCTGAACATTGGTGCCTGCCTTCTGGCCACGCTGGCGGCAGCCATGCTCATCTGGAACATTCTCCACAAGAGGGAGGACTGCATGGCGCCCCGAGTGATTGTCATCAGCCGCTCCCTGACGGCGCGCTTTCGCCGTGGGCTGGACAATGACTACGTGGAGTCACCATGCTGA